acaaaaaaaaaaaaactttttttgcaccattcaaaaaatctcatcgagatctatcaaataagattcatattacgtacaaaattattttaataaatttattatttttaaacttaaaaattatatttcagtaCATTTTTCTTAAGAACTTTGAACGGAACACAACCTTAATAGTACTTTCTTTAATGAAAGGAAGAAATCTTTTTCATGAGTACTATGTTCTGGTAATTTCCATCCCACTCGAGACGAGCCAGATACAAGTTGGCGTCAATCTTCAATAGTactacaattaatttttttgatctcCGTCCGGACGGTCAATTCTGGAAGCTGAACACGACACATCTACCGCTTTTTAGCCGTTAAAAGTGGTTGCTCGTTGGCCCCACCGACGACCCCATGGGGTGAGAGATTATTTAAGCATTCGTTTCCTTTCGTGTCGTGTCGTCACCACTTGTCAAACCCACCCCAGAATTCAAGCCAACCCGAAACTGACTCGGGGTACACTGCAGTGCACAGTACAGGAATTGAATTGGATTGATTGGACTCTGTCCTGGGTCCACCGTAACTCCGCTTTTTGGTTAGGATCCATCGCATGCAAATGAGTAACGCCCCGTTTCGGAACgtaaaataaattcttattttttaagaaatcaatttgaagctaaaaaataatgggttttttgaaatctaaaaatatgcaatatagatctaaAAATAACTCCACTTTCTGGCTCGTTTACAAAAACTCAAGTTTATGCCGTTAACGAGCCAGGTATTTACGAGCCGAGTCAAGGTTTTAGGtgttgagctcggctcattcagtGAAAGAGCCTAAAACTTACTAAATGAGTCGAGCCAAGCCACGAGTTGCTCGCGAGCAGTTCGGTTTGTTTGCAGTTCTAATCACAaccttaaaatattttattttgctaaGAGCCGCGACAGTCGGCACTGAACTAGGGGTTATACGAGTAGAGCCGAgtattggcatgttcgagctcGTCTCGATCAGAATCGAGCCAAAAAATcaggactcgagctcggctcgccaaaCATGTACAAAGTTTGAGCTCTGCTCGTTACAACTCGGTCTGGAATAAACGAGTttgctcggctcgagctcgaattcatcatttttaccacaaaaaaaaaaggacccaACCAAAATCCGTCATTAGAGCTTCGCCGGGAAACAAACCTGGACAGAATCCACGACCTCTGCCCGCCAACAATCAAAACTTCAATTCTGAATCGAAATCCCACAAATTGAAATCAGTAAACCCACAAATTGAAATCTATAAACCGAAATCAATAAACCCACAAATTGAAATCAGTAAACTCATAATCGAAATCGGTAAACACACAATCAAAATCAGTAAACACACAATCGAAGGATTATGAAGTTATTTATGCTTCTGCGGACTTGCTTCTGCATACTCATGTTGTCATGTGTACTGAGTTGTTGCAGAAGTCCGAGGGTAACAGAAAGGGGAAAATTTGCGCATGCTCGGTTACTGATACTCTGATCATCGTTAGGAACTTGCAAACCATTCTATGTTTGAATATTCTTCTTGCATACTATAAATTATAATCAATGCCTCATGCTCATGAACCTTAAGActagtttacaaaaatttggcataTCAACTGCATTACATTTGGTGGATGAggcctacacacacacacacacacatatatattccTAATCGGGACAATGGTTAATGCAAGAACGTCATGTGGTGACGACCCTGATCGGGAAAAGTAGCCATAGACTCACAACTGAACATTCTTGGGCGTGATGGGCATCCCGTTGGTCACGCCCATGAGGGAAAGTTATTACACTCATCGCCTCTCTCCATCATTTTGGTCTGGCAGGTACAAAAACTAACACAAATTTAACTACACAATTCTCATCAGAGATGTAGCCCACTATGCCTAGCATTGAAGAACAGCACAAGTTCTTTCTGCCCATCTATTGAGCCATAAAAAACCTGACAAAGTATTCAGACGAACTCCTATTTTTAACCTAATCCATCACGACTAAGTCATAACTGTTGGATTTCTTGGACTATTTTCTCAAAAATCTTTCTTTCTATTCAAGATTTTTAGTAAGCCACTGGAGTGTATTTTCTAGAGCTCTTGCACACAAATTGGGAAGCCATTGAAAATGCTCCAATGGGCAGCTTGTTGGCAGTTTTGCACCTGAATTTCGCAGTGAAGTCAGTGATTTGGAACCACGGCATGCCTATCGCGAGTGATTCGAACTGTCAAAGGCGAGTCCGAGGGCGGAACTAAATACATGTTGGGGTGGATTATAGCCCCTGTCAActttgaaaaaaaccaaaaaaatctacATGTACAATTTAGCTCAAATAATTTTAGCCCAACCCATTCGGCCATTCCACCCACCAACATATTTTAGCCCAGAACAGATTACATTCCTAATTTGCCAAAAGTGTCTAATAAAATGTACTTATATAAAAACTTGACTGAATAACTATAAGAGATCTATTCGCACCCGTCTGTCACCGTAGTAGGTAGCCGCCAACTGTACTAAAAAATTTATCAAGTCGGTCATTGAGAGTCAAATACAGCGAACATCACTCCTGGACAAGTATCGTGAACTGCGGCCTGTGTGGGAGGGGGGCCTTGTACGGTCATGCGCACAAAATTTATTGCCAGTCCACTTGTTGATGAGCCCATCTATCTACCTTCCAAATTCCAATTTAATGGCCCCCTCCTCCATCCACAACGTGATAGAAATGAACggtgctacagttcccgaccCCAAAGAGATTCCGATCAGATCCGGACTCCCctccgggcccactccggccatcGGCCTGCCGATCcgagacggccgatccgagccgtctaaaaattctaaaaaaaaaaaaacgagtgggcctatgcgagaatcaacggcatccgatgtgtgtaggtgttCAATCCAAACACTCCGATGGCCAGAGTGGGCCCGGTGGGGCGTCGGGATCCCATCGGGATCCCTTTGGGGTCGGGAACTGTAGTACCGTTCATTTAGAAACCACTTTTACGGAACACACAGACAATAAACACACAAATTTTGCACAAATTTTAATGTGGAACTTACTACGGGTCTCACATAAATGATTCAAGCTGTTCattaaaagtaaaacatttttttaagagcTGCGAacaatcagctcaatctgatacctataggtgctcgatccaatcatctaggtatcggattgagctgattgtTCGCAGgggcccttaaaaaaatgttttacttttaatgaacagctcggattatttgtgtgagacccgtagtggaTCCTACATTGAAATCTGTGCAGTATCTGTGTGTGCATTGTTTGTGTCAATAGCACTGTTGTTTACCGAAGACCCACGAATGAGCCATTTGCGAAGCTGAATGATCCCAGCAGTCCGTTTTGGCTTTGGACAGTCCGGATTACTTCGATGCACCTCCGTAAACACTATTCACGAAAACAACCGTGATAAAAGTTTTTCTCTTTACGGAATTAGCGTGAAAAGTCTCCAATTGACTAGCCAAACAATCACGTtgtacccctctctctctctctctctctctctcttatcggATCGCGTCGAACGTCATACCAGGATTTGTATGTGACTCCTGATTGCCCGGTCACTATCTCCTCCACAACTTGCTCAGAGCCCCTCCAAATCGCTTTGCATTTATCATTATCTGATCCAGTCATCAACAGCCTGTCTAAGAATGGGATGGCTGCATGGTTACAAGGGATAATAAACATGCAGTTACTAGAATATATAGTAACAAACCAAATTTTTGGAATCATCAATATAACcacataaaccaaaaaaaaatagtgaagtGATAGATGGAAGGTCCCACCGGGATTCGAACCCAGGTCCTCGATTCAAAGTCCAGAGTGCTAAACCACTACATGCACCATGGAACCTTGATGGGCCCAATCTGTCAAGTTTTATCATTAAACTAATTGATTACAATCACAAGCATTAAGCGAAGGGGCTCGCTCTTAATCAGCCATTCCCACTGCCCTTTCCTAACAACTGGAGCACTTGTTCAAAAAAAGAGGAACTGTGGTTTCTTGTTTGCAGAATGGTGTTGCTAATGGagtgattacttttttttactgTGGAATTCTGCAACCATTGTAACTGCTGCTTCTACTGTCATTTTGGCGCTTCTTCTGCTCTCAAGTGTTTGGTGCTGCTTCTGTTCCCAAAATTATGCTACTTCTGCTGCTTTGGTGTCTGCTTGGATGCTAATTCTGTATGCTGAAGCTGCCGGTTTCGGTCTCAAATTGATGGTTGCTGCTATATCTGGTTTTGCTGTTGCTTTTTTTGGATTGCTGAATTTCGGCACAAAAATGGTTGGCGATTCTCAGGGATTTTGTTATTAATACAGAAGTTCATAGAGGGAGGGTTGTTCTGGGGGATTGTTCTGTTCTATGGGATTAGCCTGGGGACTGGGGTCTTTTACTCCACTTTGTTGGAGGATTGTGTTTCATTGCCATTATGTATCTCTAATGGTTCCTCGCCAACCCTCCCTTGTTTGGGTTTAGGATGGCGCGCGATTGTCCAAGACTCTCGTGCCAACCCAGTTGGGATGTTTGTCCTCGGTTTTgatgcctttttttttcatccttGTTCCTTTTGCATTACCTGCTGTTTCTATTTAGTAGTTTTCTTGTTGTGTCATGTGCGGCAATATCAACTCATGTAAATTTAAGCAGATGGAGTATGAATGTGGTGGGCCGAATATTTTGAGGTCTGAACCGAGCAATAGGGCGCGGGTAAGCCTGTTGGGCCAGAAAGCGCTGGGCTGAAAGGTCGTCACTGGCCGGGCTTTAATCCAGTATTCGCTTCGCTTCGCTTCACGCTTAGAAATGTATGGACTgttagaactttttttttatttaaaatacatATTTGATATTTAGGATTAGAGAAAATCTCTTTAGCGGAGGGTTCCATGAACATTTGTTTACGGAGGTGAATCCGCGGCCATCCAAGAGTGTTTTGGAGGGTCTGGAGCAAACTCTTTCTCAAAAAAGTTTCATTCAAATCCGGATCATCTAAAGCCGAAATGGATAGCCGAAATTACgcggctccgtgaataagtcaaCCTTTTAAGATTAACTCCTCACCTAGTCACCTGTATTGTTTTACTGTAACAATAATAATTTAGTATTGAAATGTCGGTTACAAAATTAAGGAAATATTTATGCTCATCATGATTATCTCTACGTTCATGTCGATTAATTACTCCAATACATGTGTATCTCGTACAAGGGAATAGGAGAAGATACATCATACATACACATGTTCATTGAGATGTACATAAATAGAGATACATACCAACGTTTGTATGAGAGTTctcattctattttttttttctatgtttATTAAGCAACTTGGTTCATGACTCGTTCAAACCTTTCGGTGATCGTAACCCCCggatgaggaaagaaaaagatagaaaaGAGAAGATAGAGAgtttttggaggtttttttcCCCTAGTTACGGTGAAAGATGAAAAGTAGTATTCCTTCCGTCCCATATTCTTGGTCATGTTTACTATTTGGGACCTCTAAAAAATTggctatatcttttaatttaaaacaaattttatattaaatatggatcttgtttgatcgattaaataattttattaaacaaagttttcgaaatcgtaaaaaacattatagactgtaagatataaataattatttgagtgatacaaaaaataaaacatgaccAAAAATATGAGACAGAGAAAGTAATAAATAATACACTTCTCTCTCTTGCAGATGAATGGATACAGAAAAGTGAAACTAGCGTCTGGTCTGGGGATAAGTGAAAATTATGACATTGGTTTGAGTAGGTCCGAATAAAATTATGAGAATTTTATTACTTCCTCcgtttttatttaattgttcACTGTGATTTTGCCTATATTTTCAACGGTTTACTCTTTCGacgtatattatattttatgtttttgaaatcattgtcttataaatacaaaaaattgagatctttcaaacaatattcatattgcatattttttgtaatatacgtcgagagatataaaTCGTTGAAAATGCACGTAAAACCGTAATGAAcaattaaagagaaaaatagtACTAGGAGTGGGTCCGATAAAATCCAATAAAATCCTAGACTAGATCCTCGAATATTgaagggaaaataacggcccatgacgtgttttgataattaatatccgtcaaacACATACttagaatatttgttaatgctgaaaatatttttagtagatattaattatcaaaacacgtcactgatcgtcatttttccatattttttaagtacataAAGTATTTTTACTCTTAAAACTTTCTACCTTCTGTTCATTTACCTTTCCAGTTTCCATTGCGCTAACCGAGGCCGTATGTAATTGAGTGTGTATTTTGGTGTGGAcgtaaaatgtcttttttttttggtcccacTTCTCGGTAAGGACAATCTTACCCTAACCAAGGAGATTCTGAAAAGAGAAGTGAGACAAAACCCCAACACGTGGTGTCACAGTTTACACGATCGGCTCAAAACAAAGTGTCGGGGTTTTCACCTTCTGGTGTTTcctgttagtttttttttcccctttcttgcACTCATGCTATACTCGATCGAACCAAAAAAACCCCTTTTTCCTTGCACAGATTTCTCTACTTGGTTTCTATAGAAagagtttttattttgtggGATTCTCTTGAtttctttcatcaatttttgctTCCTCTCTCGTAACTTTGATGGTCCACGACACTATTTGGAGGGTCCCACCATTACTTTGAAGGGTCCTACTATCACTTGTGAGAGACAGTGAGGGGAGGATGTAAGAATGAACGTACAGTTGCTTGTGTACTTGGAAGCGTTTTCATTTCTGTTTAGTTCACACTTGTTCAATTTCTGTTTAGTTCACTTGTTTAGATTGTAGCCTCCAAGGTCGAATTGGATAAGTTTGAAAGGTTTATATGTGTAATGTGTAGTCCGTTAGGGCTCTGTTTGATGATCTGTTGGTGAAGTTGAAAACTGCTGCATATACTATGACAAGGCTATAAAAAAATGTGCAAAATGGGCTAAATTGTGTATTTCATTTCGGGATTATGTTAAGCCCTGTGTAAGTAAAACTTGTCTGTTGCTATTCTTTTCCAATCAATTTGCTAGTGAAGCATTGGTTTTGCGGGTTGATGCCGGTACAAAAGTTCTCTAATGGCCTTGTTTTATGTCCAAAAATTTGCAATCTTAGTCTTGGGAAAAGATGGGATTTTATTCATATGATTAGCTTATTATTGGTGTCTTGATTATAGATTATGTCCACTAGAAATAGTTCCCGAGAATATTTTTGTTGAGCCATAAGAAAAATTGGTTCAAGGATTTGCTAATCGcaaggaaggaaaagaaaactggAGTCAAGTCAATGGGATGAGCAACattctttgcttttgttttgttgagttaaGAAAGGAGATCAAAATGTTCATAAAATTCATTTGGTTGCTCATTAGAAAGAGCAAGGACAAGTAATTAAGTTCATTTTCTTCTACATttttatttgggaaaatgacggccaattacgtgtttagataattaatacccgccaaggacaagctaagaacatttgctaatgctgaaaatgtcttcgGCGGGTATTAATTGTCCAAAcacgtcattttccctttttatttccGACGACAAAACCTAGATATCAGTTGGCAAAACCTTGATTAAAACTTAGCATAAAGTCATAAATTGCCATAACGGCAAAGCTCAACGTACTAGTTTTCGAGTCCTTTTCTTGCATGAAATATCCATGTTTTTGATAATCAAGGAATTGTGAATAGTTGTAATTCGAGAGTCGAACTACTATTTCCCATTAGATTGAGAAAAGAATGTGCAATGTGCAATTTCTTTGAGAAAATTGGAAATGATATGATCTTTTTATCACTCCTATCTTCTTGATGCAGTGAcggtttatttcatattttgttgTCATTCCTGTCTTCATTAAGGTTTATGTTCCTTTTTCTATTTAGGCTTGGTTCAACCTTTACTCTGTAGAATTCAATGGATCCATCATTTAAATTTCTCTCACCCCTAGAATTTATGTAGACAAAATGTGAAGGACACAGTATCAATAAGTATCTGTCTCCTGCagtaattcttttcttttcccttcattttATGCTTACCTAATGAGGAAATGCTTTTCTTTGGGTTGTATTTGTTATTTGCATAATCGTATACACAATCTACAAAAGTTCGTATATAGAAGccctcaaacttttttttgtttttatttttgcttttacAAATGTCAATGGAAATCTTCTCTTCttatttgtggcatttttctcTAGGTATGAAGGGGCCTACAGTTCAGAGGAAGAGTCAGATCTCAGTGACATTAATTAGGAGTACAAGGAAAAACCTTATGAGGAATTGAGGACAGGGAAGTACTAAGTGCAGAATGGAAACGGTACAATCAGGTGCCCGTTTTGTGCAGGAAAGAAGAAACGAGATTACCAGTATAAGGACCTTCTTCAACATGCTTCTGGAGTTGGTACAATTGCGGACCGGAGaaaggcaaaagtaaaggcaaatCACCTCAACCTCGTCACCTCTTACGCTTCCACCTCGTTTGCTAGTTCAGACTTCAAATACGTAGCCAATGCAAGGTGATTTGCCTTTTCCTTTGCCCTTCTCCAGTCTGCACCTGTGCTAACTCCGGAAGCAGCTGAAGAAGGTCTTTATACTTGCACTATCGTTTCTTCTTTCCTACACAAACGGGCACCTGAGTGTACCGTTTTCATTCTTCACCTTGTATTTCTCTGTCGTCAGTTCCTCATAGGAGATTTCATGTTATGAAACCAACCCCGTGGTGTTTTCATGTTTTGGACAGTTTTAATTTATATTGTGATGAGCTTTAGGACTTGCATTAATCAAATGGAATGATGTCATGTTGTTATTAGTCTGTTACTCATGATAATCGTAGTCATAGGGTTGCTTCATCGCTGGCGTGGGCAACTCTCTCTACCTTTGCCTCCATCCGTGATAATGGTACCTGCATTCACAAATGGATATTTGTTAGTGCTTTGTACTAGTAATTTATAAGAAATGCATATTTCGAGggaaaatctttttatttttgctgatcAGGAGTGTTTGTTGGTCGGAAACATGGACTCTATAACACATGGGAGGGCGCGTGATTGTCCAATACTCTCGCGCCAACCTAGTTGGGATGGTTGTTCTTGACTGTGATGCCTTCTTATCCTTGttccttttagtctttgtatcTATATCGTTCGAAGATTGGTAAAATGTTCCATTCCGCTGTgctaaaaaaaacaacttaagACTACTGGATCATGCTGCTGATGGAGTATGAAACCGGTGGGCTGAAAGGTCGTCACTGGCCGGGCTCTAATCCAGTAGTTGTTACACTGGTGGAATAGCGTTAGTTTCATAGGATGTCTTGGCAAATATGGTTTCAGACCACAAAGGTATCTTATGCTGTAGTATAATTTAGAGGTGCTCCTCCTTGAAAACGTTTTACTTCCATTTCTGAGATGTTTTTCCAATATTTCCTCTCCTTATCAATGATTGCAATTGATCAACTGTAAAATTTCAACaggaaaatttgaaaagaagaCCAGTTAACAAACAATAAGCAAAAGAAGTTCGCGTaatctcgttttttttttgagtctAGTTTTACTTCTTCGTTCATTTCGTCTAAGACGGACAGAAAAAGTACAAATAAAAGCGATGGAAAGCAAAGAGTTGCTACCCCTTTGCTCATGTTGCAAACATGACTTTTGCGACAAATAACTAAATAAGACGTGATAATGGAACGAGCATATTGCTCAAGTGACTAAAATGACTTCTTCCAAATCTCTATAACTTCCATTAACCCCTTCTCGGATCCCCCACCATCTCCCACTGCTCTTCTAGCCTCTTCTCCAACACACTTTGCTTTAGCTTTCACCAATTCATTCCCCATTATGTCCCTAACTTTCTCTGCAATTTCCTCTCCCTTAACCACCACCTCTCCTCCTCCCCACCCCCACGCCTCCGCCCACAACCCCATCCCAATCCTCTCCACCACAAAAGCATTCATCTTCTGATCCCCATGTTGTGGCCAAGCCAGTATAGGCACCCCGTTCCACATCGCCTCGGTCACTGAGTTCCACCCACAATGACTCAAGAACCCTCCAACTGCTTTGTGACTCATTACCTCCTCTTGATTCACCCAATTCTTCACCACCAATCCTCTTTCCTTCACCCTCTCCATAAACCCATCTCCCACAACTTCACCCAGTTCCCCTCCATCTTCTCTGTccactttcttttccttcaccACCCACAAAAACCTACATCCACTCCTCTCCAACCCATCACCCAATTCTCTAATCTGCTCCCTTGACATGGCAGTTCTGCTCCCAAAACTCACGTACAAAACTGACCCATCTGGTTGATCATCAAGCCATGGTACTGACTGGGTCCTTTCAATACCCAATAGAGGAAATGGGCCAATTGCAGTCACCCTTGGTAGCCCATTTACTACTTTCCCATCATTAAGTGCTCCCAAGGAATCCTGCTCAATGGTCTGAAATGTGTTTACCAGGATTCCATCTGATTGTATCATCTTCTTCCCATTCTCTATGATTTGGGTTCGCAAAAGGTTAGGCGTGTCTGAGAGTAGTGGTGGGGGAATCCTTGATTTCGGTATCGATTGCAGACCAGTTTGAAAGTAATCCTCTGTTTTAGTATTGTTTGGAGCTTTTGAGCCAACTGTGGCGTGGAATGACACAAAAAGTGTCAACATTTGAGCTGATGAAGTGAACAAAATGTAGTTGGGAAGGTTAAGAGATTGGGTGACTGGAATGACTGTGGAGGCCAAGCTCATGTCTGTGACAAGAGCAGAGAGAGGCGGCGATAATGAGGAGAGAAGCGGTTTCAGAAGATGGGATGATAAGCGAATCGCTTCGTATTTGACGTAGAAAGGATCTTCTGAATTGTCACAAGTAGCATTGTTCAACGGGAGGAGATTGAGTTGCTTTGGAGTGATGTGAGGGAAAGTGGAGAAGAAGTGAGAGAGAGTTTGTGACTCGGCTAGCGAGATAGTTGGGTGAGTAGTGATGAGGGTAATCTGGACACCGTGTTGGGCTAGCGAAACAGCGAACCGGAGGAAAGGTGTTAGATGACCCATGCCGGAGCTGGGAAGGAGAGCTACATGAGGAgctggattttggttttgggagTTTGACATTTTCAGGTGGAAAACACTCTAATCGTGACTATATATCGATGTGATCGACTCGTTCGAATCCTGCTGCTCAAGTAAGTATTCTAGGCATAAATATGCTAAGAATTTGTACATGGTCAAATGTGGCAACTGCTGCTAGAATTCCATGTGTGGTGATGTTTTCTTGTTCAGCAAGATGTGTGAGATTTTCCTGCTTTAATTCAACAGTCATGACTCATGACTATAGTGTTGATTATCCATTAAGTCTATGTTCTTGGTAAGGTCGCATATTCGAATCCCACGAAAGGCCACCATGGGCCACTAAAGAGTCTGTCTGGTCGTTAACTTTAGGACCCCGGAATTAGCTAAAATGTACGCAAACTGGTCCGTACATCTAGTTATAAAAAATGGTGGAAATTAGGTGAGTTTGATGAGTgatcttaaaaaattatttcttgtCCTTGTTGTTTTCACATGATTTTTGCAGGAGATTTTGATCAACTTGACTTCTCTTCCCTTTGAGAGATGCTTTTCCCCCCTCCCTTGCCCCCCTTCCActtttttgccaaaatgtccGAAATACCCCCAACCTCCACCATTTTAACTAAATtctattaaataaataagataaaataaatttgtaaaataaataatattaaagagaaaaaagatataaagaatattaaataaataaaagagaaaaaaagatatAATGAAAAagagataaataaatacataagataaaagaattaagaaattaaataaaaatagaatttaGTTAAAAGGGTAGGGATTGGGGGTATTTCGGATATTTTGGCAAAAAGATGGGGGGCGTGGCtgtcaggggaggggggaaaaGCAATTTGCCTTCCCTTTTGTTGGGTCCCTTAGTACTGATTTAGGGGAATATTGTGGGAATCTTTGAATGCTATCTTAACAATTTGTTTCATGAAACTTTATGTTACAAGGCATTTGGGGAAATTCTTATCCaaccctttct
This DNA window, taken from Rhododendron vialii isolate Sample 1 chromosome 8a, ASM3025357v1, encodes the following:
- the LOC131335121 gene encoding UDP-glycosyltransferase 13-like — protein: MSNSQNQNPAPHVALLPSSGMGHLTPFLRFAVSLAQHGVQITLITTHPTISLAESQTLSHFFSTFPHITPKQLNLLPLNNATCDNSEDPFYVKYEAIRLSSHLLKPLLSSLSPPLSALVTDMSLASTVIPVTQSLNLPNYILFTSSAQMLTLFVSFHATVGSKAPNNTKTEDYFQTGLQSIPKSRIPPPLLSDTPNLLRTQIIENGKKMIQSDGILVNTFQTIEQDSLGALNDGKVVNGLPRVTAIGPFPLLGIERTQSVPWLDDQPDGSVLYVSFGSRTAMSREQIRELGDGLERSGCRFLWVVKEKKVDREDGGELGEVVGDGFMERVKERGLVVKNWVNQEEVMSHKAVGGFLSHCGWNSVTEAMWNGVPILAWPQHGDQKMNAFVVERIGMGLWAEAWGWGGGEVVVKGEEIAEKVRDIMGNELVKAKAKCVGEEARRAVGDGGGSEKGLMEVIEIWKKSF